The following DNA comes from Chitinophaga nivalis.
CGCAGAAAGCTTCACATAAACGGGGGCGATGTATACGTTCTTAATCTCAAAGCTTTCTGTAGCAGTGATCAGATAAGTTGGCGGCTGAGCGCCAGCAGTAGTAAATCCTCCCGCCAGTTGTACACTCAGATAATCTACGCCCTGGTATTGGCTGCTTTTGAAGCCTCGGGTGCCGGAGCGTGTGTTTTCAACGTTATCCTGTAAAGCGGCATCTTTTTTACAGGCAATAGAAAGGAGGCTGAGGCTCAATGCCACAGCAATAGCTGATTTAAAAGCAAACATGGTTTAGCGGATTAAGTGATTTTAGAATGGCGAACTACCTGGCAGTGGCAGTCTTATTGGCTTATAGCTTACAGTTGCTGATGGTTTGCTGTAATTTTTCGAGATAACCTTTTATATAGTCCGGGCCTCCGCCGAAATCTATTTCATATACTTCCGGTTTATTGTCCGGGCCTTGTACGGTAAATATCCAGTAGGGAATATCACTGGCGCCTTTCAGGCTGAGTTGTTTGCCGCCTTCTTTGCGCAGGGAGTCCAGGGGAAACTGCTCCAGGTAAGGCTTTAAACTGTCGTAGATATTGGCTGGCAGCTCAACGGGTGTTTTTCCGGCGGTCTCCTGATAAACACCTTTATCTGTTATCCGGAAAGCGGCTGGCTGGAAACCAGCGGTGGAATAGCCGGCAGAAGTAAAGGAAAGTGTCTGGATTTCCGGATGACCGGTTGCTTTTTTCTTTACACCACAGGCCATCATAAACAGCGAAAAAATTACTACTACAGCGAAGGTCGATTTTGTTGATATCATAATCTGTATTTGTTTGGGCGATAAGTACAATAGCATAAGTAAAGCGCAACTACGAAGGAAATGTTACAGCAGGAAGGTACAAAATATAGCTGGATAAGGGGGAAAGATAACCGGCTGATATGAACTGTCATATCAGCAATACTTTGAGAGAGATACAATTAACAGACGACAGCGGCTTTTAATTCACCATTTTATTGGCGCAGCTGCTGCTGGCAAAAGCTTCTGGTTTGGCTTTAAAGGCAAAGCCCATACCCAGGATGTAACCCATTGCTTCCCGCAATGCCAGGTTACTTTTGAACTGCGGATTGGTATTGATGTCTGCATGTACTTCCATATCCACATCGTATTGGGTGAACAGGTCGCACAGTTCATAGGCAATTTCAATACTCTTGGCTACTTCCACCAGCATCCTTTCTTTGATGGAATAGCGGTCTTTGGTTTTTTCATTGTGGATAAACATGAATCCACCATGGCCTTCCCGCAGAAATACGATCACGGTCGCAAATTCCGTCTCCAGGCCTTTTACCTGAGAATCGGTACCGATACATACTTTCAGCCGGAATCCGTGTGCCGTTTCACGGATAATGGCCTGGCGTACTTCTTCCTTAACCGGAAGATGAATCACTTCTCCATTAAATCTTCTCCATTGCATATTATGTATGATTAAAGGGTGAACATACGTATACAAAATGCCGGGTAATGCCTGTCGATGAAGTAATGCCGCGCGGGTGTATCCGGTTAACAAATGGGGATGTGTGTACAGGGGGTGATGATCTATGACGAATATACGAAAAGCTGACAGCTTTACGCTATTAGCTTTTCGTTAATCTTTATACCATGGGCCGATAACAGGAGGGAGAACGGGGTAATGGTGCCGGTGACCTAAAACTGTCCGGTAGTGAGTAATACCAGGGTACAGGCCTCCAGTGGTTCAATATGATGTTCCCTGGCGATGTTGGCCAGCTCCTCATTTTCTGTTCCCGGATTAAAAATAATACGTTTGGGTTGCAGCTGCAGGATATAGTCATAGTATGCTTCCTGCAGTAAAGGGTTCAGATAAAGGGTAACGGTATCTACATTTTCCAGGGCCGGATGTTCCGTAATGATCGGCGTGTCGTCTATGGCAGCGGCACGGTTGCCGATAGCTACTACCGGATGGCCTTTGGCTTTCAGTCTGTTTACAGCCATGTTACTGTATCTTTCCGGATTAGGTGAGGCACCTAATACAACGGTGAGCTTTTTATCATTGATCGTATCCATTGTTCTAAATTACGCATTTCAAAACAAGTGATAAGCGGAACGAGGCATATGCGCCAGGATGTCTTTAAAGGCTTCCGGTAATGCCGGATACAGGAATACAAATCCTTCCCGCAATGCCCGGGTAGGGAGTACCCACCTGCTTTTCAGCAGCAGTTCCGTTTCAGTACCTATCAGCGCGGCGCCGATGGCCAGCAGGGGAGCGGGTGCCGGAAGGCCGAAGAGATGGCCGGCCGTCTGCCGCAATGTTTTCATAAATACTTTATTGGGAACCGGTTGCGGCGCTGTGCAGTTGAACACACCGGAAAGATCTTCGCGGCCGGCCAGCCATTCCACCATCCGGCATACATCGGCCTGATGTATCCAGGTAAACATTTGTTGCCCGGTGCCCTGAAAGCCGCCCAGTCCGAATTTAACAAGATTGAGATAAGGCTGCATGACGCCACCGGGTTGCCATCCGAGTGTTACGCCTATACGCAGGATCACTTTTCGTGTATGGGGTAGGGTTATATCATTAAATGTCTGTTCCCAGCGCTTGCATACCTGTACGGAAAAGTCGTTGGCTATTTCACCGGTGAATTCATCCATCGGCCGGTCGGTGGCATGCCGGTAGATCGTGGCGCTGGCAGCGTTGATCCATAGTGCGGGGGGATGTTGCAGGGTGCGTATGGCCTGCCCCAGTACTTCCGTTGCCTCGATGCGGCTTTCGGTAATGAGCTGTTTGTTCCGGTCGTTATAGCGACAATTAACGCTTTTGCCAGTCAGGTTGATCAGGATATCTGCTTTTTCCAGGGAAGAGATCCAGTCGCCGGGGGTGCGGGCATCCCATTGTACATAGCTGACTTGTTTATTACCGGCACGGGGCTGCCGGGTGAGTATGACGATGTCGTTATGGGGGCCGAAGTATTCCAGCAGACTTTTACCAATAAAGCCGGTGCCGGCGGCAATCACTATTTTTTTATGTTGTATACCTGCGGTAGATGACATATACTTTTTTATTTTTTATTTCAGAACTTTCAGTAAATATTGAAATATTGAGGCAAAAAAAATTATTTGATTAGCTTAATCAGGCTGCTATAAAACCAGCTTTCTTCAGATTTAATGAAGGCACTGATGGTTTTGTCGGTTTGTACGGCAAATTTGTTGATGTTGGAAATGGCATCTTTAAAGGCTTTCAGCTCTTTATCTTTGGAATCGCCTTCTGCCTGCTGGAGTTGCAGTAATACTTTCATAATAGGATCCAGCTCCCGTTTTTTTCTTTCGCGGGCAATGTAGGTAGCTACTTTCCAGATGTCCTTTTCTGCGATAAAAAACTCTTTCCTTTCACCGGGAATGAGTACACGTTCTACGAGGCCCCAGTTGATGAGTTCCCGCACATTCATATTGGTATTGCCCCGGGAGATGTTTAATTCTTCCATGATATCATCCGCACTCAACGGATCCGGCATAACCAGCAATAACGCATGAATCTGAGCCATAGTACGGTTGATACCCCATTGTGCCCCTAAAGATCCCCAGGTTTGGATGAATTGCGCTTTTGCTTCCACTAAGTTCATGTAGGTCGTAATTTATAGACGATTACTAATATAGGAACAAATGTATACCAAGTTTTTGAACTTTCAAAATATAATGAAACATTTTGGAGGTGCTAGGGTTGATTGGTGGCATCTCTATCAACATTTGTATTGGTATTACGCAAAATTGCTATCTGGTTATACCATAGAGTAATGGCGCTGACGCAATTAAAATCATCAGTGAGATGGTCAGTTGTACTTGTTTCCCACAAGATTGTTCCCACTGAATCATTAGCTGGTGGGATTTAAGCGTATAATCCATAAATATTATAATAAAAATGGATTATAATCCTTAGTAAGCTGAAAGCATATGAGTTTAAATGGAGTAAAACGGAGAAAGTACGTTTTCCTCAGACCTTTACCACTAATTATCCCGAAGCAACCACCCGGATTATTTCTCCTGACAATGTGGAGGATTTTATTGGTATCGAAAAGTATATAACCGCTACCCCCAGGAATTTCCACAAATAAAAAGGCGGAGCATTTGCTCCGCCTTTTCGTATAGCTATTATCGTTAGAGGAATATCCTGCTTTACACCATCATGGTCAGCGGGCTTTCCAGGTAAGCTTTCAGGGTCGCCAGGAAACGGGCGCCTACTGCTCCGTCCACACTTCTGTGGTCGCAGCTCAGGGTCAGTTTCATGATGTTGGCCACTTTCACTTCACCTTTTTCCACAATCGCTGTTTCCTTAATACCGCCTACTGCGAGGATAGCGGAATCCGGTGGATTGATGATGGCGGTGAACTCGTCTATACCCAGCATACCGAGGTTGGATACGGTAAAGGTATTACCGCTGAAATCCTGCGGCTGCAGTTTTTTGTTTTTGGCTTTATCGTACAGCACTTTTGCTTCACTCGCAATCTGGCTCAGTGTTTTCTGATCAGCAAAGCGTACTACCGGCACAATCAGTCCATCTTCGATGGCTACTGCAGAACCGATGTGAATGTGTTTGTTCTGACGGATAAAATCACCCATCCAGCTGCTGTTTACATCCGGATGCTGACGCAGCGCCAGGGAGGCAGCTTTGATCACCATATCGTTGAAGGAAATCTTCACCGGAGAAACTTCGTTGATGGATTTACGTATTTCCATCGCTTTATCCATATTCACATCTACTTTCAGGTAGAAGTGAGGAGCGGAGAATTTGCTTTCGCTGAGACGTTTGGCAATAACCGAACGCATTTTGCTTACCGGAATGTCGGTATAACCTTCGCCGGATTGTGCAGCAAATGTGGCGGCAGGTGCGCTGGCAGCAGGAGCAGCAGCAGTTGTTTGTGCGGCAGCAGGTGCTGGTGCAGCAGCAGCCGGTACAAAACCATCAACATCTTTTTTCACGATACGGCCACCGTCTCCGGAACCTGTTACCTGTTGGATATCAATACCTTTCTCCTGGGCCAGTTTCTTAGCCAGCGGAGATGCTTTAACACGGCCATCGGCATTACCGGCAGCAGCAGTTTCGGCAGGAGCGGCAGTAGTAGCAGCGGGTGCAGCTTCCGTAGCAGGTGCTGCTGTAGCAGCAGGAGCACCGTTTTCAGCCGCGAGAATGGCATCTACACTGGTACCGGCTTTACCAACAATGGCAATAATACCGTTTACTTTGGCAGCATCGCCTTCTTTTACACCTATATATAACAAAGTGCCATCAGCATAACCGATGACTTCCATGGTTGCTTTATCCGTTTCTACTTCAGCCAGTACATCATCACTTTTCACTACGTCGCCTACTTTTTTGTTCCAGGCTACGATTTTTCCTTCCGTCATGGTATCGCTGAGCAGTGGCATCCGGACAACAGTCGCGTTTTTCAGTGCTTCTTGCAGCGCAGCATCATTTACTGCCGGAGCAGCAGCTGGTGCAGCGGCCTGCGGTGCAGGGCTGGCAGCGGGTTGCGCCTGTGCAGCTGCCGGAGCAGCGCTGTTATTTCCTTCCAGTAAAGCCGTATAGTCTTCTCCTGGCTTACCAACAATGGCAATAATTCCGTTAACCTTAGCTGCTTTTCCTTTTTCCACACCAATGTACAACAAGGTCCCTTCCACATAGCCCATCACTTCCATTGTTGCCTTGTCAGTTTCCACTTCAGCAATAACATCGTCTGCCTTTACGGTATCGCCCACCTTTTTATGCCATTCCGCAATGACCCCTTCCGTCATCGTATCACTCAAAAGGGGCATTCTGATAACTTCTGCCATAGTGTTTATTCAAAATTTTGCTCAAACCTACATGTTTTTGCTCAAAAACGCAAAGAAGGAATTGCAAACGGTTTAAAAATGTATATCTATCGTTAATTTAAAATCAGGTACCCAAAACTAAAAGTCTAGCTCCATATTAAGCCTGTCTTTCAGCTCCTTTACCAGGGGGAATTTCTCCGCCATTTGCTGGAATTGTTCCCTGCTGGAAAGGGGAGCCGGACCAATATCCTGGGTCTGCTGGCTTTCGTCCAGCAACAGGGTGAGTATAATGGTCGGATTATTGAATTTTTGCTTGAAGAACTCGGAAATCACCAGCTTCTCTTCTTCCATAAACCGGAACTGTACAATGTTCCGGCTGACAATACCAATTTCGGTAGGTGTCAGCAGCTTTAACAGGGCCAGCTGCAGGTTGCTGACTACAGTCATTTTATTGGCCTGCCGGTATTGGTCAATGAATTCCTCCCAGTACACGTGAATAGCGCCCTGGGTGAGTGGAATGATGGTCGCCTGCGGCGTATCCTGCTGTTTGGCAGCCATGGCCTGCTTCATTGCGGCCAGGCCGGTGAGTTTGCCTGCTGGTGCGGCTGTAGTAGCTGGTTTGGCAGCCGGGGCACTGACTGGTGCTGTTGGCTGAGCCGGAGCGCTGGTCTGTGGTGCAGTGGTTGCTACCGGAGGCACCACTGGCGGTGTTACCGGAGCAGCTGGTGGCGGTGTAGCCTCGGCCGGAGCAGGTGTATGGGATGCTGCCACCGGAGGCGCCTGTACAGGAGGAACCGGTGGAGTAGCTGTGTTAGTTGTTGATGCAGGTGGAGTAACCGGTGCAGCAGGGGCTGCCGGTTTTTCCGTAACGGGCCGGGCCGCTGTGGGCTGGGCTGCCGCAGTCCGCAGCTGTTGCGGAGCGGAGCCGTCAGGAACTAATTTTTTTTTTGATACCTCGCCGGTATTGTCATCACTTACCAGGGTAACTGCCTGCTGGAGATAACAAAGTTTAATCAGCGCCATTTCCACATGCAACCGCTTATTACGCGCCATGCGGTAATTGATCTCGGTTTCATTGAGCAGGTGCAGGGCTGTAATGAGGTAGGCCGGACTGATCTGGCTGGATAGCTGTTTGTAACGTTCTTTCAGGTTACCGGATACTTCTACCAGGTGTAAGGCCTTCTCTTCCTTGCACAATAACAGGTTCCGTAAGAATTCTGCCCAGCCGTTCAGGAAATTATCTCCCTCAAATCCTTTCTGTAAAATTTCATCAAATAATAACAGTGCTGTGGCGATATCTTCCTGTAAAACCGTGTCCATTACCCGGAAAAAGTAATCGTAATCCAGGATGTTCAGGTGTTCCAGGGTATTCTGATAGGTAAGATGGCCGCTGGTAAAGCTGACGATTTTATCCAGTGTACTCAGGGAGTCACGCATACAACCATCGGTTTTCTGCGCTACCAGGTGCAAGGCATCTGTATCTGCCTGGATATTTTCTTTACCACAGATTTCCTGCAGGTGATCTACCGTATCCTGTATGGTAATACGTTTAAAATCAAATATCTGACAACGACTGAGGATCGTTGGTAATATCTTGTGTTTCTCTGTGGTGGCCAGGATGAAGATAGCATAGGAGGGCGGTTCTTCCAGCGTTTTCAGAAATGCGTTGAAAGCCGAGGAACTCAGCATGTGTACCTCATCTATGATATAGATCTTGTATTTACCTGCCTGCGGAGAAAAACGTACCTGCTCCACCAGGGTCCTGATATCATCTACCGAGTTGTTAGACGCGGCATCCAGCTCGTGAATATTAAACGAACTTCCTTCGTTGAAGGATTTACAGGAATGACATTCGTTACAGGCTTCCCCGTCTGGTTGCAGGTTTTCGCAGTTGATAGTTTTTGCCAGAATACGGGCACAGGTAGTTTTTCCCACCCCCCGTGGTCCGCAAAACAGGAAGGCATGTGCCAGCTGGTGATTGCGGATGGCGTTTTTAAGGGTGGTAGTAATGTGTGCCTGTCCGACTACTGTTGAAAAGTTTTGTGGACGGTATTTCCGGGCTGAAACGATAAAATTCTCCATATGACTGCTACGCTTTCGCGAGGGCCGAAAATACGCACAAATTCAGTAAGAGAAAAATGCAGGGACCGACCCCGCGCCAGCAGCGGATTAGCTGCCCGGTTCCAAAGCCAGGATAAATTCCAGATAAGACCTTTTTAACAAGATGATACCATTGTTGTAATGTTCGAGGATGAGAGAACTCATTTCATGCAGTTCTTTGATGGCAGGATAATCGGGTACCGTATTCCGGCTGAATACGGGCACTTTATGCCGGAAGGTGATCATCTGCCGGTTAATGTCCGGTGGAAATGTATCACAGATATCCGTATGCATGACCATATCGCCCACCATGTTCCGGAAGTGGTGGCTTTCAGTAGATAGTTCCTCCAGGCAGGGCTGCAGGATCGCTGTTTGGCGTATACTGATATTAAACAACCTGCTGATACAGTCAATCAGCCGGATTACCTGATTACCCAGTAACCCGCTGTTTTGCTGATGTTGCAGGATCTGATGGTATTGGTGCTCCAGCTGCTGCAAGGTTTCCCTGCTTTTAAGACCCGCGCGGTAGCAGTGATAGTGGAAGGCCAGCTGGTCGTGTTGTAACAGCCAGGTTTGCTCTGCAGCTACCTGTACGTGAAGTTGCTGCGCCAGCAGACTTGCCTGCGGAGCGGGGTATTTGATACCGTCGAATTCAAAGTACCGGGTCGTAAACTGTCCGGATGCAATAGCCTGTAATGTCTCTGCGTCCTGTTGATTGCGGTAGAAAGCACGCATCCGGAATACTATATCCGGATGATACAAGGCGTGAAAGGTCAGCGTGGTTGTTTCCGCAGGGAGCAGCGTTGGGTCTGTCACCGCTGCTATAGGCGGAAAAGAACGGTTATCATAATAATCGTTAAACGGTCTGGGATATTCGTATAACCGGTGACGTTGGGCCAGTTCGGCAATAAATGCGGCCGGCGGAAAAAGAGTCAACGGCTCATCCGGCGCCAGGAAAGTATAGAGCTGGGCCGTTACTTCTTCTTGCAGGTGCTCT
Coding sequences within:
- a CDS encoding DNA polymerase III subunit gamma/tau, with translation MENFIVSARKYRPQNFSTVVGQAHITTTLKNAIRNHQLAHAFLFCGPRGVGKTTCARILAKTINCENLQPDGEACNECHSCKSFNEGSSFNIHELDAASNNSVDDIRTLVEQVRFSPQAGKYKIYIIDEVHMLSSSAFNAFLKTLEEPPSYAIFILATTEKHKILPTILSRCQIFDFKRITIQDTVDHLQEICGKENIQADTDALHLVAQKTDGCMRDSLSTLDKIVSFTSGHLTYQNTLEHLNILDYDYFFRVMDTVLQEDIATALLLFDEILQKGFEGDNFLNGWAEFLRNLLLCKEEKALHLVEVSGNLKERYKQLSSQISPAYLITALHLLNETEINYRMARNKRLHVEMALIKLCYLQQAVTLVSDDNTGEVSKKKLVPDGSAPQQLRTAAAQPTAARPVTEKPAAPAAPVTPPASTTNTATPPVPPVQAPPVAASHTPAPAEATPPPAAPVTPPVVPPVATTAPQTSAPAQPTAPVSAPAAKPATTAAPAGKLTGLAAMKQAMAAKQQDTPQATIIPLTQGAIHVYWEEFIDQYRQANKMTVVSNLQLALLKLLTPTEIGIVSRNIVQFRFMEEEKLVISEFFKQKFNNPTIILTLLLDESQQTQDIGPAPLSSREQFQQMAEKFPLVKELKDRLNMELDF
- a CDS encoding GbsR/MarR family transcriptional regulator — protein: MNLVEAKAQFIQTWGSLGAQWGINRTMAQIHALLLVMPDPLSADDIMEELNISRGNTNMNVRELINWGLVERVLIPGERKEFFIAEKDIWKVATYIARERKKRELDPIMKVLLQLQQAEGDSKDKELKAFKDAISNINKFAVQTDKTISAFIKSEESWFYSSLIKLIK
- a CDS encoding ribonuclease H-like YkuK family protein, producing the protein MQWRRFNGEVIHLPVKEEVRQAIIRETAHGFRLKVCIGTDSQVKGLETEFATVIVFLREGHGGFMFIHNEKTKDRYSIKERMLVEVAKSIEIAYELCDLFTQYDVDMEVHADINTNPQFKSNLALREAMGYILGMGFAFKAKPEAFASSSCANKMVN
- a CDS encoding pyruvate dehydrogenase complex dihydrolipoamide acetyltransferase; this translates as MAEVIRMPLLSDTMTEGVIAEWHKKVGDTVKADDVIAEVETDKATMEVMGYVEGTLLYIGVEKGKAAKVNGIIAIVGKPGEDYTALLEGNNSAAPAAAQAQPAASPAPQAAAPAAAPAVNDAALQEALKNATVVRMPLLSDTMTEGKIVAWNKKVGDVVKSDDVLAEVETDKATMEVIGYADGTLLYIGVKEGDAAKVNGIIAIVGKAGTSVDAILAAENGAPAATAAPATEAAPAATTAAPAETAAAGNADGRVKASPLAKKLAQEKGIDIQQVTGSGDGGRIVKKDVDGFVPAAAAPAPAAAQTTAAAPAASAPAATFAAQSGEGYTDIPVSKMRSVIAKRLSESKFSAPHFYLKVDVNMDKAMEIRKSINEVSPVKISFNDMVIKAASLALRQHPDVNSSWMGDFIRQNKHIHIGSAVAIEDGLIVPVVRFADQKTLSQIASEAKVLYDKAKNKKLQPQDFSGNTFTVSNLGMLGIDEFTAIINPPDSAILAVGGIKETAIVEKGEVKVANIMKLTLSCDHRSVDGAVGARFLATLKAYLESPLTMMV
- a CDS encoding CoA-binding protein, which codes for MDTINDKKLTVVLGASPNPERYSNMAVNRLKAKGHPVVAIGNRAAAIDDTPIITEHPALENVDTVTLYLNPLLQEAYYDYILQLQPKRIIFNPGTENEELANIAREHHIEPLEACTLVLLTTGQF
- a CDS encoding TIGR01777 family oxidoreductase codes for the protein MSSTAGIQHKKIVIAAGTGFIGKSLLEYFGPHNDIVILTRQPRAGNKQVSYVQWDARTPGDWISSLEKADILINLTGKSVNCRYNDRNKQLITESRIEATEVLGQAIRTLQHPPALWINAASATIYRHATDRPMDEFTGEIANDFSVQVCKRWEQTFNDITLPHTRKVILRIGVTLGWQPGGVMQPYLNLVKFGLGGFQGTGQQMFTWIHQADVCRMVEWLAGREDLSGVFNCTAPQPVPNKVFMKTLRQTAGHLFGLPAPAPLLAIGAALIGTETELLLKSRWVLPTRALREGFVFLYPALPEAFKDILAHMPRSAYHLF